Proteins from a genomic interval of Heteronotia binoei isolate CCM8104 ecotype False Entrance Well chromosome 7, APGP_CSIRO_Hbin_v1, whole genome shotgun sequence:
- the IMPA1 gene encoding inositol monophosphatase 1 isoform X2, with the protein MADPWQECMDYAITLARKAGKIICEALKEEIAVMVKSSPADLVTVTDQKVENMIISSIKEKYPSHSFIGEESVAAGAGSVLTDNPTWIIDPIDGTTNFVHRFPFVAVSIGFVVNKKMEFGVVFSCVEDKMYTARKGKGAFCNGQKLHVSQQQDITKALIVSELGSSREPEVLKTVLSNMQRLLSIPIHGIRAAGTAAVNMCLVATGGADAYYEMGIHCWDMAGAGVIITEAGGVLLDVSGGPFDLMSRRIIAANSQVLAERIAKELQIIPFQRDDASN; encoded by the exons ATGGCTGATCCTTGGCAAGAATGCATGGACTATGCAATCACTTTAGCAAGAAAAGCTGGAAAG ATAATCTGTGAGGCACTGAAGGAGGAAATAGCTGTCATGGTTAAAAGCTCTCCTGCAGATCTAGTGACAGTCACAGATCAGAAAGTGGAAAACATGATTATTTCTTCTATAAAAGAAAAATATCCTTCTCATAG TTTTATTGGTGAAGAATctgttgcagctggtgcaggaaGTGTTTTAACTGATAATCCCACCTGGATTATTGATCCTATTGATGGAACCACTAACTTTGTTCACAG GTTTCCCTTCGTAGCAGTTTCCATTGGTTTTGTAGTAAATAAAAAG ATGGAATTTGGAGTTGTGTTTAGCTGTGTAGAAGACAAGATGTACACTGCTAGGAAAGGGAAAGGTGCATTTTGCAATGGGCAGAAGCTCCATGTATCACAGCAACAAG ATATTACAAAAGCACTCATAGTGAGCGAACTGGGATCCAGTCGTGAACCGGAGGTTTTAAAAACTGTGctttctaatatgcaaaggctccTAAGTATTCCTATACATGG GATTAGAGCAGCTGGGACAGCAGCTGTAAATATGTGTTTGGTGGCAACAGGAGGAGCAGATGCCTATTACGAGATGGGGATTCATTGCTGGGATATGGCAGGAGCTGGAGTCATTATTACAGAAGCTGGTGGAGTTCTGCTTGATGTCTCAG GTGGACCATTTGATTTGATGtcaagaagaataattgcagcaAACAGCCAAGTTTTAGCAGAGAGGATAGCCAAAGAGCTTCAGATTATCCCTTTTCAAAGGGATGATGCGTCAAATTAA
- the IMPA1 gene encoding inositol monophosphatase 1 isoform X1, with protein MADPWQECMDYAITLARKAGKIICEALKEEIAVMVKSSPADLVTVTDQKVENMIISSIKEKYPSHSFIGEESVAAGAGSVLTDNPTWIIDPIDGTTNFVHRFPFVAVSIGFVVNKKMEFGVVFSCVEDKMYTARKGKGAFCNGQKLHVSQQQDITKALIVSELGSSREPEVLKTVLSNMQRLLSIPIHGIRAAGTAAVNMCLVATGGADAYYEMGIHCWDMAGAGVIITEAGGVLLDVSGNVCEKHKKNQIGKDTWHISYKQLANSKMLDAMLCSIGSAGSWTYTRSQPIINTWCARTHYSPASTDTYTEQDFGEHNMLLWGKDSREGSVTADVLLV; from the exons ATGGCTGATCCTTGGCAAGAATGCATGGACTATGCAATCACTTTAGCAAGAAAAGCTGGAAAG ATAATCTGTGAGGCACTGAAGGAGGAAATAGCTGTCATGGTTAAAAGCTCTCCTGCAGATCTAGTGACAGTCACAGATCAGAAAGTGGAAAACATGATTATTTCTTCTATAAAAGAAAAATATCCTTCTCATAG TTTTATTGGTGAAGAATctgttgcagctggtgcaggaaGTGTTTTAACTGATAATCCCACCTGGATTATTGATCCTATTGATGGAACCACTAACTTTGTTCACAG GTTTCCCTTCGTAGCAGTTTCCATTGGTTTTGTAGTAAATAAAAAG ATGGAATTTGGAGTTGTGTTTAGCTGTGTAGAAGACAAGATGTACACTGCTAGGAAAGGGAAAGGTGCATTTTGCAATGGGCAGAAGCTCCATGTATCACAGCAACAAG ATATTACAAAAGCACTCATAGTGAGCGAACTGGGATCCAGTCGTGAACCGGAGGTTTTAAAAACTGTGctttctaatatgcaaaggctccTAAGTATTCCTATACATGG GATTAGAGCAGCTGGGACAGCAGCTGTAAATATGTGTTTGGTGGCAACAGGAGGAGCAGATGCCTATTACGAGATGGGGATTCATTGCTGGGATATGGCAGGAGCTGGAGTCATTATTACAGAAGCTGGTGGAGTTCTGCTTGATGTCTCAGGTAACGTATGTGAAAAACATAAAAAAAACCAAATTGGAAAGGACACCTGGCATATCTCTTACAAACAATTAGCTAACAGCAAGATGTTGGATGCTATGCTTTGTTCCATTGGCTCAGCTGGTTCTTGGACTTACACACGATCTCAACCCATTATAAACACTTGGTGCGCACGCACACACTATTCCCCAGCATCCACTGACACATACACAGAACAAGATTTTGGTGAGCACAACATGCTGCTTTGGGGAAAAGACAGCAGGGAAGGTTCTGTAACTGCTGATGTGCTTCTAGTTTAA
- the LOC132575112 gene encoding myelin P2 protein-like encodes MSEQFLGTWKLISSENFDEYMKELGVSFAQRKLGSLAKPKIIITMDKDLITIRTETSFKVNEISFRLGQEFEEITLDNRKAKSVITTENGGLIHVQKWNGNHTTIKRKLVQGKMVLEYAMNDIICTRVYERA; translated from the exons ATGTCTGAGCAGTTCTTAGGAACCTGGAAACTCATCTCCAGTGAAAATTTTGATGAATATATGAAAGAACTGG GAGTCAGTTTTGCCCAAAGGAAACTCGGCAGCCTGGCCAAACCCAAAATAATCATCACCATGGACAAAGACCTTATCACCATTAGGACAGAGACCAGCTTCAAAGTTAATGAAATCTCCTTTAGACTGGGCCAAGAGTTTGAGGAAATAACACTGGATAACAGGAAAGCCAAG AGTGTTATAACTACGGAAAATGGTGGTCTGATTCATGTGCAGAAGTGGAATGGCAACCATACTACTATCAAAAGAAAATTAGTGCAGGGGAAAATGGTGTTG GAGTATGCCATGAATGACATCATCTGCACGAGGGTCTATGAAAGAGCATGA